One window of Pseudomonas urmiensis genomic DNA carries:
- a CDS encoding GNAT family N-acetyltransferase has translation MTQPRSFPSDLCLESPRLQLRPMRHADAAQWLAIMADPQVMRYWHHAPWQNLAEAESALAADRQAYANGELLKLGMYRRDNGELIGMVQLFNIDDISRRGEIGYCLASSVQGRGYMDEALTCFIDYLAHTLHMRRLEGEIDPRNQGSARTLERQGFVLEGTLRARWCVAGELSDSGLYGLLLEPPVA, from the coding sequence GTGACCCAACCCCGCAGTTTCCCCAGTGACCTGTGCCTTGAAAGCCCGCGCCTGCAACTGCGCCCCATGCGCCATGCAGACGCTGCGCAGTGGCTGGCGATCATGGCCGATCCGCAGGTCATGCGTTACTGGCACCACGCACCCTGGCAAAACCTCGCCGAGGCCGAAAGCGCACTGGCCGCCGACCGCCAAGCCTACGCCAATGGCGAGCTGCTCAAACTGGGCATGTACCGCCGCGACAACGGCGAGCTGATCGGCATGGTCCAGTTGTTCAACATCGATGATATTTCCCGCCGCGGCGAGATCGGCTACTGCCTGGCCAGTAGCGTGCAAGGCCGCGGGTACATGGACGAAGCGCTGACCTGCTTCATCGACTACCTCGCCCACACCCTGCACATGCGCCGCCTGGAAGGCGAGATCGACCCGCGTAACCAGGGCTCGGCGCGAACCCTGGAGCGCCAGGGCTTCGTCCTTGAAGGCACCTTGCGCGCACGCTGGTGCGTGGCGGGCGAGCTGTCCGACTCAGGGCTCTACGGGCTGTTGCTGGAACCGCCTGTTGCATAG
- a CDS encoding DMT family transporter, producing the protein MPQALALSALLPLLVAVLAGAAVPFQAGSNAALGRLLGHPLWAAGVSLLVSLLMLVPALLVMRAPLPQLQSLAQAPWWAWFGGVAGVLYITAALVLTPRLGAAGFIVCVIAGQVLSSLLIDQWGLMGLPERPVNVWRLVGVGMIVLGMLVVQWGTSR; encoded by the coding sequence ATGCCGCAAGCATTAGCTCTATCTGCCCTGCTGCCATTGCTCGTTGCCGTGCTGGCTGGCGCCGCCGTGCCATTCCAGGCGGGCAGCAATGCCGCCCTGGGTCGGTTGCTGGGCCATCCGTTGTGGGCCGCGGGGGTGTCGCTGCTGGTCAGTTTGTTGATGCTGGTGCCAGCGCTGCTGGTGATGCGCGCACCGCTGCCGCAGTTGCAGAGCCTGGCCCAGGCGCCTTGGTGGGCGTGGTTTGGCGGCGTGGCCGGGGTGCTGTACATCACCGCTGCATTGGTCCTGACGCCCCGGCTGGGGGCGGCGGGATTCATCGTCTGCGTGATTGCCGGGCAGGTGCTGTCGTCGCTGCTGATCGATCAGTGGGGGCTGATGGGTCTACCGGAGCGGCCGGTGAATGTCTGGCGGCTGGTGGGGGTGGGGATGATTGTGCTGGGGATGCTGGTGGTGCAGTGGGGCACCTCGCGCTGA
- a CDS encoding LysR family transcriptional regulator, translated as MDDLRRIDLNLLLTLHALLSEQHVSRAALRLHRSQPAVSHALAQLREIFADPLLVRRGGRLHLSARAQALREPLQHALQQLDGLLGSPGFEPGRARRTFRLAMSDYGARVVLPALIRELRQDAPGVDLVVSQGSREAMLGQLIDGEVDLALGVFPELPSEVQCQVLFEESFVCLADRRGLPSRGGLTLAQWLARPHVLVAVRPGIDNEIDLALEALAEQRRIALTLPHWGVAQTLIAGTDLILTVARRSLLGTRLDPALRSFAPPLPIAPFAFAQVWHSRREGDAGHAWLRERVRVLSECSAGAS; from the coding sequence ATGGATGATCTGCGCCGTATCGACCTCAACCTGTTGTTGACCCTGCACGCCTTGCTCAGCGAGCAGCACGTCTCGCGCGCGGCCTTGCGTTTGCATCGCAGCCAGCCGGCGGTGAGCCATGCGTTGGCGCAATTGCGCGAGATCTTCGCCGACCCGCTGCTGGTCCGGCGCGGCGGGCGGCTGCACTTGAGTGCCCGTGCGCAAGCCTTGCGTGAGCCTCTGCAACACGCCTTGCAGCAACTCGATGGTCTGCTCGGCAGCCCAGGGTTCGAGCCGGGCAGGGCGCGGCGAACGTTTCGCCTGGCGATGTCCGACTATGGCGCGCGGGTAGTATTGCCGGCGTTGATTCGCGAACTGCGCCAGGATGCCCCAGGGGTGGACTTGGTGGTTTCCCAGGGCAGTCGCGAGGCGATGCTGGGGCAACTGATCGATGGCGAAGTGGATCTGGCCCTGGGGGTGTTTCCCGAGCTGCCTTCTGAGGTGCAGTGCCAGGTACTGTTCGAAGAGTCGTTCGTCTGTCTGGCTGACCGGCGTGGCCTGCCGTCGCGGGGTGGGCTGACCCTGGCGCAATGGCTGGCGCGCCCGCATGTGCTGGTGGCGGTCCGTCCGGGTATCGACAACGAGATCGACCTGGCCCTAGAGGCGCTGGCTGAGCAGCGCCGGATTGCCCTGACGCTGCCGCACTGGGGCGTTGCCCAGACGCTGATCGCGGGCACCGACCTGATTCTTACCGTGGCCCGCCGCAGCCTGCTCGGCACCCGCCTCGACCCCGCCCTGCGCAGCTTCGCGCCGCCGCTGCCGATTGCGCCGTTTGCCTTTGCCCAGGTTTGGCATTCGCGGCGCGAAGGCGATGCTGGGCATGCCTGGCTGCGTGAACGAGTGCGGGTTCTGAGTGAGTGTAGTGCCGGGGCGAGCTGA
- a CDS encoding lysozyme inhibitor LprI family protein, with protein MLSRSTIASAALLACFACQAQAEDYSQTYTQCMDKASSTLAMGACIQAETRLQDERLNRVYKQLMAKLDKEQKTNLRDVQRTWIKYRDGNCAFHGRLSSGSIYRIEGAMCEMDMSRDRAAELERVLSPGQ; from the coding sequence ATGCTCAGCCGATCCACTATCGCCAGTGCCGCCCTACTGGCGTGCTTTGCTTGCCAAGCCCAGGCCGAGGACTACTCGCAAACTTACACCCAGTGCATGGACAAGGCCTCCAGCACATTGGCCATGGGCGCTTGTATCCAGGCCGAGACCCGCTTGCAGGATGAGCGGCTGAACCGGGTGTACAAGCAACTGATGGCCAAGCTCGATAAAGAGCAGAAAACCAACCTGCGCGATGTGCAACGCACATGGATCAAGTACCGCGACGGCAACTGCGCCTTCCACGGCCGCTTGAGCAGCGGCAGTATCTACCGCATCGAAGGGGCCATGTGCGAAATGGACATGAGCCGTGACCGCGCGGCGGAGCTGGAGCGGGTGCTCAGCCCGGGGCAGTGA
- the mnmH gene encoding tRNA 2-selenouridine(34) synthase MnmH — translation MRLDCSDYRQLFLDDAPMMDMRAPIEFAKGAFPCVVNLPLMNDQERQKVGTCYKQHGQAAAISLGHQLVSGATKDERLYAWASFAKAHPNGYLYCFRGGLRSLIVQQWLREEVGIAYPRVRGGYKAMRTFLLQTTQQAAAQCDFVLLGGLTGTGKTEVLHQLNNVLDLEGHANHRGSSFGKRASAQPVQIDFENRLAIDVLKKRARGIEQFVLEDEGRIIGSCTLPLELYQGMQHYPLVWLEDSFANRVERILRDYVIHLSAEFVDLHGPEHGPRLYAERMLQSMANIHKRLGGERFQRLAEWLKLALDEQVRSGAVELHRGWIEGLLKEYYDPMYAYQRSAKAERIEFAGDAIEVQAYLKARHQRQARG, via the coding sequence ATGCGCCTTGACTGCTCCGACTACCGCCAGCTGTTTCTCGATGATGCGCCAATGATGGACATGCGTGCGCCCATCGAGTTTGCCAAGGGTGCGTTCCCCTGCGTGGTCAACCTGCCGCTGATGAACGATCAGGAGCGGCAGAAAGTCGGTACTTGCTACAAACAGCACGGCCAGGCCGCGGCCATTAGCCTCGGCCATCAACTGGTCAGCGGCGCGACCAAGGACGAGCGGCTATACGCATGGGCGTCCTTTGCCAAGGCTCATCCCAATGGTTACCTGTACTGCTTTCGCGGCGGCCTGCGTTCGCTGATCGTGCAGCAGTGGCTGCGTGAAGAAGTGGGCATCGCCTACCCCAGGGTCAGGGGCGGCTATAAGGCCATGCGTACGTTTTTACTGCAGACCACTCAACAGGCCGCAGCCCAATGCGACTTCGTCCTGCTCGGCGGTTTGACTGGCACTGGCAAGACTGAGGTGCTACACCAACTGAACAATGTGCTGGATCTGGAAGGCCACGCCAATCATCGCGGCTCGAGCTTCGGCAAGCGCGCGAGCGCCCAGCCGGTGCAGATCGACTTCGAAAACCGCCTGGCCATCGATGTGCTGAAAAAGCGCGCGCGCGGCATCGAGCAATTCGTGCTGGAGGATGAAGGGCGGATCATTGGCAGTTGCACCCTGCCGCTGGAGCTCTACCAAGGCATGCAGCACTATCCATTGGTGTGGTTGGAAGACAGTTTTGCCAACCGGGTCGAGCGCATCCTGCGCGATTATGTCATCCATCTGTCTGCCGAGTTCGTTGACCTGCACGGGCCTGAGCATGGCCCTCGGCTGTATGCCGAACGCATGCTGCAGAGCATGGCCAATATCCACAAGCGGCTGGGTGGCGAGCGATTCCAGCGGCTGGCTGAATGGCTCAAGCTGGCCCTTGATGAGCAGGTGCGCAGTGGTGCAGTGGAGCTGCATCGAGGGTGGATCGAGGGGTTGCTCAAGGAGTATTACGATCCGATGTATGCCTACCAGCGCTCGGCCAAGGCCGAACGCATCGAGTTTGCTGGGGATGCAATAGAGGTGCAGGCCTATCTGAAGGCTCGCCACCAGCGCCAGGCTCGTGGATAA
- the selD gene encoding selenide, water dikinase SelD, which yields MSEPIRLTQYSHGAGCGCKISPKVLDVILAESGSQALDPNLWVGNASRDDAAVYALDDERGVVSTTDFFMPIVDDPYDFGRIAATNAISDIYAMGGDPLMAIAILGWPINVLPPEVAREVIRGGRAVCAEAGIPLAGGHSIDAPEPIFGLAVTGVVNKRHLKRNDTATAGCRLYLTKPLGIGILTTAEKKAMLREQDQGLARDWMCTLNTPGSHFGKLDGVKAMTDVTGFGLLGHLVELAEGSGLTARLDYRAVPRLPSVEHYLAEGCIPGGTLRNYDSYGHKIGVLSEQQQQLLCDPQTSGGLLVAVSPEGEAQFLAVATELGLQLSPIGELVERQRHAVEVI from the coding sequence ATGAGCGAGCCGATTCGTCTTACCCAGTACAGCCACGGCGCCGGTTGCGGCTGCAAGATCTCGCCCAAGGTGCTGGATGTGATCCTCGCCGAGAGCGGCAGTCAGGCCCTAGATCCGAACCTGTGGGTCGGCAACGCCTCGCGTGACGACGCTGCCGTCTATGCCCTGGATGATGAACGCGGGGTGGTCTCGACCACCGACTTCTTTATGCCGATCGTCGACGACCCATACGATTTCGGCCGCATCGCCGCCACCAACGCCATCAGCGACATCTATGCCATGGGCGGTGACCCGCTGATGGCCATCGCCATCCTCGGCTGGCCGATCAACGTATTGCCGCCCGAAGTTGCACGCGAAGTCATCCGGGGTGGGCGCGCAGTCTGCGCCGAAGCCGGTATCCCCTTGGCCGGCGGACATTCCATCGATGCCCCTGAGCCGATCTTCGGCCTGGCCGTGACCGGCGTGGTCAACAAACGCCATCTCAAGCGCAACGACACCGCCACGGCCGGTTGCCGCCTGTACCTGACCAAACCGCTGGGCATCGGCATCCTTACCACGGCAGAAAAAAAGGCCATGCTGCGCGAGCAAGACCAGGGCCTGGCGCGGGACTGGATGTGCACCCTGAACACCCCAGGCAGCCACTTTGGCAAGCTCGATGGAGTCAAGGCGATGACCGACGTGACCGGCTTTGGCCTGCTGGGCCACCTGGTGGAACTGGCTGAAGGCAGCGGCCTGACGGCGCGCCTGGATTATCGAGCCGTGCCGCGTCTGCCGAGCGTCGAGCACTACCTGGCCGAGGGCTGCATCCCTGGCGGAACCCTGCGCAACTACGACAGCTATGGGCACAAGATCGGCGTGCTGAGCGAGCAGCAGCAACAGCTGTTGTGTGATCCGCAAACCAGCGGCGGCCTGCTGGTGGCGGTCAGCCCGGAGGGTGAGGCGCAGTTTCTGGCGGTGGCCACTGAACTTGGCCTGCAGCTGTCGCCGATTGGCGAGCTGGTCGAACGACAGCGCCACGCGGTCGAGGTGATTTGA
- a CDS encoding putative selenate ABC transporter substrate-binding protein, whose product MLKRPLALAAGLVFSCCAVLTQAAETLRVSAIPDEAPTELLRKFKPLGQYLHKQLDMEVKFVPVADYPAVVEALASDKLDLAWLGGFTFVQVHLKDPSATPLVQREQDAKFTSKFITADPNVKSLADLKGKTFAFGSVSSTSGSLMPRYFMLKNDNIKPETYFSRVAYSGAHDATVAWVQAGKADAGVLNASVWQKLVDAGKVDTDKVKVFATTPTYYDYNWTVRGNMDAGLKAKIKQAFLDLDPANPEHKAILDLQAASRFIETSPDNYKGTEEAAREAGLLK is encoded by the coding sequence ATGCTCAAACGTCCACTGGCGCTCGCCGCAGGCCTTGTGTTCTCGTGCTGTGCTGTCCTCACCCAGGCCGCCGAAACCCTCAGGGTCAGCGCCATCCCCGACGAAGCGCCCACCGAACTGCTACGCAAGTTCAAGCCACTGGGCCAATACCTGCACAAGCAGTTGGACATGGAGGTGAAGTTCGTGCCAGTGGCCGACTACCCGGCAGTGGTCGAGGCCCTGGCCAGCGACAAGCTCGACCTGGCCTGGCTGGGCGGTTTCACCTTCGTTCAGGTGCACCTCAAAGACCCCAGCGCCACCCCGCTGGTGCAGCGTGAACAAGACGCCAAGTTCACCAGCAAATTCATCACCGCCGACCCCAATGTGAAGAGCCTGGCCGACCTCAAAGGCAAGACCTTCGCCTTCGGCTCTGTCTCATCGACCTCCGGCAGCCTGATGCCGCGTTACTTCATGCTCAAGAACGACAACATCAAGCCTGAAACCTACTTCAGTCGCGTGGCCTATTCCGGCGCCCACGATGCCACCGTGGCCTGGGTCCAGGCCGGCAAGGCCGATGCCGGTGTGCTCAATGCCAGTGTCTGGCAGAAGCTGGTCGACGCCGGCAAGGTCGATACCGACAAGGTCAAGGTGTTCGCCACCACGCCGACCTACTACGACTACAACTGGACCGTGCGCGGCAACATGGACGCCGGCTTGAAAGCCAAGATCAAGCAGGCCTTCCTCGATCTTGATCCGGCCAACCCTGAGCACAAGGCGATCCTCGATCTGCAGGCCGCCAGCCGCTTCATCGAAACCAGCCCCGATAACTACAAGGGCACCGAAGAAGCCGCACGCGAGGCCGGGCTGCTCAAGTGA
- a CDS encoding phosphonate ABC transporter ATP-binding protein: MTIRLHGASLRHGQVHALEALDLLIERGERVAIIGPSGAGKSSLLHLIATAVRPSAGHLEVLGEQPWALSARARQRLRARVGLVHQAPPLPSRQRVITAVLAGRLGHWGMLRGLLNLIYPTDVPGARQALAALGMADKMFVQCGQLSGGQLQRVGIARALYQRPEVLLTDEPVSAMDPVLAEHSLSLLNRHAQAHGVTLVASLHAVELALAHFPRIVGIREGQVVFDRPANEVSVGMLDALYANEQLLAPTTTAPSIVVQLPRC, translated from the coding sequence GTGACTATTCGCCTGCACGGGGCGAGCTTGCGCCACGGCCAGGTGCATGCCCTGGAGGCGCTCGATCTGCTGATCGAGCGCGGCGAACGGGTGGCGATCATCGGGCCCTCGGGGGCGGGCAAGTCCAGCTTGCTGCACCTGATCGCCACAGCCGTTCGGCCTAGCGCCGGTCACCTGGAGGTGCTCGGTGAGCAGCCCTGGGCACTCTCGGCGCGCGCGCGTCAGCGCTTGCGGGCGCGGGTCGGCCTGGTGCACCAGGCGCCACCGTTGCCTTCGCGCCAGCGTGTCATCACCGCGGTACTGGCTGGCCGTCTGGGGCATTGGGGCATGCTGCGTGGGCTGCTCAATCTGATCTATCCCACCGACGTGCCGGGTGCGCGGCAGGCGTTGGCGGCGCTGGGTATGGCAGACAAGATGTTCGTGCAATGTGGGCAACTCTCTGGCGGCCAGTTGCAACGCGTGGGCATCGCTCGGGCGTTGTATCAGCGGCCCGAGGTGTTACTTACCGATGAGCCGGTGTCGGCCATGGATCCGGTACTCGCCGAGCACAGCTTGAGTCTGCTCAATCGCCATGCCCAGGCGCATGGCGTGACCTTGGTCGCCAGCCTGCACGCGGTGGAGCTGGCGTTGGCGCACTTTCCGCGCATCGTGGGCATCCGTGAGGGGCAAGTGGTGTTCGACCGCCCGGCCAATGAGGTCAGCGTGGGCATGCTCGATGCGCTGTACGCCAACGAGCAGTTGCTGGCGCCGACGACAACGGCGCCGAGCATCGTGGTGCAGTTGCCACGATGCTGA
- a CDS encoding PhnE/PtxC family ABC transporter permease — MLSVERRDPAALPRLLFTLLCLALLWPGLQLSELHPGVLLHAENRRQMANFLSAFWPPAHDPAFLSLLFEATLQTLAVATAGMALALILALPASLLASRALSQRAASNAGRLTAGSRLLRLPVRGVLIFLRSVPEIVWALLFVRAVGLGPTSGVLAIAITYSGMLGKVYAEIYESVDQRPAHALLQAGSGRLLAFFYGIVPGAASELVSYTVYRWECAIRASVVMGFVGAGGLGQQIDLSMRMFAGAEVASMLLTFLLLVMLADLLSRFLRGRLA, encoded by the coding sequence ATGCTGAGTGTCGAGCGCCGCGACCCGGCTGCGCTGCCTCGGCTGCTGTTTACCTTGCTATGCCTGGCGCTACTGTGGCCGGGGTTGCAGCTGAGCGAGCTGCACCCCGGCGTTCTACTGCACGCAGAAAACCGTCGGCAGATGGCCAATTTCCTCAGCGCGTTCTGGCCGCCTGCGCACGATCCAGCGTTCCTGTCCTTGTTGTTCGAAGCCACGTTACAGACCCTGGCCGTGGCCACTGCGGGCATGGCGTTGGCATTGATCCTGGCGCTGCCGGCGAGCCTATTGGCCAGCCGTGCGCTGTCGCAGCGCGCCGCCTCCAACGCCGGGCGGCTGACAGCCGGCTCGCGCCTGTTGCGCCTGCCCGTGCGCGGCGTGCTGATCTTTTTGCGCAGCGTGCCGGAGATCGTCTGGGCCTTGCTGTTCGTGCGCGCCGTCGGGCTGGGGCCGACCTCTGGCGTGCTGGCGATCGCCATCACCTACAGCGGCATGCTCGGCAAGGTCTATGCGGAGATTTACGAATCGGTCGACCAGCGCCCAGCGCACGCGCTGCTGCAAGCGGGCAGCGGTCGATTGCTGGCATTCTTCTACGGCATCGTGCCGGGGGCGGCGAGCGAGCTGGTGTCATACACCGTGTACCGTTGGGAGTGTGCGATACGCGCCTCGGTGGTGATGGGCTTCGTTGGCGCCGGAGGCCTGGGGCAGCAGATCGATCTATCGATGCGCATGTTCGCTGGGGCCGAGGTGGCGAGCATGCTGCTGACCTTCCTGCTGTTGGTGATGCTGGCAGACCTGTTGAGCCGCTTTCTGCGCGGGAGGCTGGCATGA
- the phnE gene encoding phosphonate ABC transporter, permease protein PhnE — MSRAFNLLVLLAIVLAVVASFGYLELDLAAVMGSGGLAQMGEYATRFLSPDVSAEHLRAVMRGALETLAMSGLGTLLAMVLGLLLALPAAGRFGWPLQGVARLLLNALRAIPELVWAALTVLAAGLGPNAGTLALALHTTGVLGRLFAEALENTPSEPAEAIRLHGASQVAAFCYGTLPNLWPQMLAYSLYRWENNIRMASVLGFVGAGGLGQMLYTTLSLFQEAQASTVIIGMLVLVLLVDALSDLLRQRYVRV; from the coding sequence ATGAGCCGGGCGTTCAACCTGCTGGTGTTACTGGCGATTGTGCTGGCGGTGGTCGCTTCGTTTGGCTATCTGGAGCTGGATCTGGCCGCCGTCATGGGCAGCGGTGGGCTGGCGCAGATGGGCGAGTATGCGACGCGCTTTCTCAGCCCGGACGTGTCTGCCGAACACTTGCGCGCGGTCATGCGTGGCGCGCTGGAAACCTTGGCCATGTCTGGTCTGGGCACCTTGCTGGCGATGGTGCTTGGTTTGCTCTTGGCGTTACCTGCCGCGGGGCGTTTCGGCTGGCCGCTGCAAGGCGTCGCGCGCCTGCTGCTCAATGCCTTGCGGGCCATTCCCGAGCTGGTCTGGGCCGCCTTGACTGTGCTGGCCGCAGGCCTGGGCCCCAATGCCGGCACCCTGGCGCTGGCGCTGCATACGACCGGCGTGCTCGGCCGGCTGTTCGCCGAAGCGCTGGAAAACACCCCCAGCGAACCTGCCGAGGCGATCCGCTTGCACGGCGCCAGCCAAGTCGCGGCGTTTTGCTACGGCACCCTGCCCAATCTCTGGCCTCAGATGCTCGCCTACAGCTTGTACCGCTGGGAGAACAACATCCGCATGGCCAGCGTGCTCGGCTTTGTTGGTGCGGGTGGCCTGGGGCAGATGCTCTACACCACCTTGAGCCTGTTCCAGGAAGCCCAGGCCAGCACGGTGATCATCGGCATGCTGGTGCTGGTGTTGCTGGTCGACGCACTGAGCGACCTGCTGCGTCAGCGTTACGTGCGCGTATGA
- a CDS encoding bestrophin family protein, with amino-acid sequence MKEIIARKIRLVVKTFGYIGWSLFWLLIWDVLVTIDFMLFFNSKFTLPLMPLTLLGSALVVLVSFRNSSAYNRWWEARTLWGALVNSSRSFARQVLTLIDDGDEGLNPVKATLLRRHVAYVNCLAAHLKGEKCPDELMAFIPPQEFERRNRSNNFANDILSGSAALLAREYKAGRLDSIRLARLESTLVDLSNAQGGMERIANTPLPYPYVYFPRLFISLFCLIVPIGLVESLGWFTPLASTVVGFMLLAIERIGTDLQSPFRFSEHQIQMDTICETIERNLESMQREAQCGERVQ; translated from the coding sequence TTGAAAGAGATCATCGCGCGCAAGATCCGCCTGGTGGTGAAGACCTTCGGCTATATCGGCTGGTCGCTGTTCTGGCTGCTGATCTGGGATGTATTGGTCACCATCGATTTCATGCTGTTCTTCAACAGCAAGTTCACCCTGCCACTGATGCCGCTGACCTTGCTCGGTTCTGCGCTGGTGGTGCTGGTGAGCTTTCGCAACAGCAGTGCCTACAACCGCTGGTGGGAGGCGCGTACGCTGTGGGGTGCGCTGGTCAACAGTTCGCGCAGCTTCGCCCGCCAGGTGCTGACGCTGATCGACGACGGCGACGAGGGCTTGAACCCGGTCAAGGCCACCTTGCTACGCCGGCATGTGGCTTACGTGAACTGCCTGGCGGCGCACCTGAAGGGGGAGAAATGCCCGGACGAACTGATGGCGTTCATCCCGCCGCAGGAGTTCGAGCGGCGCAATCGTTCGAACAATTTCGCCAACGATATCCTCAGCGGCTCAGCCGCGCTGCTGGCGCGTGAATACAAGGCCGGGCGGCTGGACAGCATTCGCCTGGCACGGCTGGAGTCGACCCTGGTGGACCTGTCCAACGCCCAGGGCGGCATGGAGCGCATCGCCAATACGCCGCTGCCCTACCCTTACGTGTACTTTCCGCGGCTGTTCATTTCGTTGTTCTGCCTGATCGTGCCGATTGGCCTGGTGGAGTCGCTGGGTTGGTTCACGCCACTGGCCTCGACCGTGGTCGGTTTCATGCTGCTGGCGATCGAGCGGATTGGTACCGACCTGCAGAGCCCGTTTCGTTTCAGCGAGCACCAGATTCAGATGGACACCATCTGCGAGACCATCGAGCGCAATCTGGAGTCGATGCAGCGTGAGGCGCAGTGCGGCGAACGGGTGCAATGA